Proteins from one Oncorhynchus gorbuscha isolate QuinsamMale2020 ecotype Even-year linkage group LG18, OgorEven_v1.0, whole genome shotgun sequence genomic window:
- the nab2 gene encoding NGFI-A-binding protein 2 isoform X2, producing the protein MSLPRMLGELQLYRVLQRANLLAYYDTFIQQGGDDLQQLCEAAEDEFLEIMALVGMATKPLHVRRLQKALRDWAANPALFNQPLANMPLGGIPLFKVNGTGASGTASSGPRKSLSNGQPGSPFDREDRACLTPMYSGSPRSPCSQASPQPPDTHYRGKLSPMDPHWLSPEPDGNSASVSASGVDEEQPSPPLLPPRTPGPSTPPASSSSLSPVVLSAWPGGQLDGEMARAVGESVDRLLRTLPRSDPREVKTLLRMNKKMAKTVGHIFKMAPQDMAKEEEIRKYSLIYGRFDSKRREGKQLTHHELIINEAAAQFCMRDNALLLRRVELFSLARQVARECAYTSTLKHARTSADDCSLSSQKRVKHEVILSECVSSLHGVEGSEGVSQRADEDSLSGESLDSLTQDFEVKVERRGSIAVCSSSSPGSTKDDSDHRGK; encoded by the exons ATGTCTCTGCCGCGTATGCTGGGCGAGCTGCAGCTGTACCGGGTGCTGCAGAGGGCCAACTTGTTGGCCTACTACGACACCTTCATCCAGCAGGGCGGCGACGACTTGCAGCAGCTCTGTGAggctgcagaggatgagttccTGGAGATCATGGCGCTGGTCGGCATGGCGACCAAGCCACTGCACGTGCGCCGTCTACAGAAGGCCCTCCGCGACTGGGCAGCCAACCCGGCCCTCTTCAACCAGCCCCTGGCCAACATGCCCCTGGGCGGCATCCCGCTGTTCAAGGTGAATGGGACGGGTGCCAGCGGAACCGCCTCCAGCGGACCCAGGAAGTCCCTGAGCAATGGACAGCCAGGGTCGCCGTTCGATAGGGAGGACAGGGCGTGCCTCACCCCTATGTACAGCGGGAGCCCCAGAAGCCCCTGCTCCCAGGCCTCGCCACAGCCCCCGGACACCCACTACAGGGGCAAGCTGTCCCCAATGGACCCCCACTGGCTCAGCCCAGAACCAGATGGGAACAGTGCCTCGGTCTCAGCCTCAGGGGTGGACGAGGAGCAGCCCAGCCCACCTCTACTCCCCCCTCGTACCCCAGGTCCCTCCACTcccccagcctcctcctcctccctctccccggtGGTCCTCTCAGCCTGGCCTGGGGGCCAGCTGGACGGGGAGATGGCACGGGCAGTGGGGGAGAGCGTGGACAGGCTCCTGAGGACCCTGCCCAGGTCGGACCCCAGAGAGGTGAAGACACTCCTTAGGATGAACAAGAAGATGGCCAAGACGGTGGGCCACATCTTCAAGATGGCACCCCAGGACATGGCCAAGGAGGAGGAGATCCGCAAGTACAGCCTCATCTACGGCCGCTTCGACTCCAAGAGGAGGGAGGGCAAGCAGCTCACACACCACGAG CTGATCATCAATGAAGCGGCCGCCCAGTTCTGTATGCGTGACAACGCTCTGCTTCTGCGACGGGTAGAGCTCTTCTCATTGGCTAGACAGGTGGCAAGAGAATGCGCCTACACCTCCACACTCAAGCATGCCAG AACAAGTGCAGATGACTGCAGTTTATCATCCCAAAAGAGAGTGAAACATGAG GTGATACTGTCAGAATGTGTGTCCTCCCTCCATGGTGTGGAGGGTTCAGAGGGCGTGTCCCAGAGGGCTGACGAGGACAGCTTATCAGGAGAGAGTCTGGACAGCTTAACACAAG